From one Candidatus Chlorobium masyuteum genomic stretch:
- a CDS encoding UDP-N-acetylmuramate--L-alanine ligase — MSSFYFLGIGGTAMASVAVALSHAGHAVTGSDTQLYPPMSTYLEEHNIPYFNGFAEKNLLHALPDFVVVGNAISRGNLELEYALDHHLELISMPDLVRQHLIEKNTSIVVAGTHGKTTTTSLVAWLLEHGGLKPGFLVGGIPENFSMGCRPSGRIEAGFFVSEGDEYDTAFFDKRSKFLLYRPDIAIINNIEFDHADIFSSLEDIKRSFRLFVNLIPRNGTLIVNSDDPTAMEIASKAFCRVERFGLKTDAEWSARNISVAHETSTFDLFYKGELQGSITVPLFGNYNIMNALAATAAAVTAGLPIEAIAKAMPLFLRPKRRMEIIGTYPGNITLIEDFAHHPTAIRVTLEAIAELYSGRRVVTCFEPRSNTTTRNIFQQELSECFGPASIVVMGKVHRPDRYKHEECLNTSLLREELQKQGKSVFLSGEESGAYPDNIVHFLKQQIRKDDVVVVLSNGNFGNLKNMLKESFIKIS, encoded by the coding sequence ATGAGCTCCTTCTACTTTCTCGGCATAGGCGGTACGGCAATGGCTTCGGTGGCCGTTGCACTCTCCCATGCGGGTCACGCCGTAACCGGCTCGGATACACAGCTCTATCCGCCCATGAGCACCTATCTTGAAGAGCATAATATCCCCTACTTCAATGGATTTGCTGAAAAGAATCTGCTGCATGCCCTGCCCGATTTTGTTGTTGTCGGCAATGCGATAAGCCGTGGCAACCTGGAACTCGAATATGCCCTTGATCATCATCTTGAACTGATCTCCATGCCGGATCTGGTACGCCAGCATCTGATCGAAAAAAACACCTCGATAGTGGTGGCCGGGACACATGGAAAAACAACCACTACCTCACTCGTCGCCTGGCTTCTTGAGCACGGCGGCCTTAAACCGGGTTTTCTTGTCGGCGGAATTCCGGAAAACTTCTCCATGGGGTGCAGGCCTTCCGGCAGAATTGAAGCGGGTTTTTTTGTCAGCGAAGGAGATGAGTATGATACAGCCTTTTTCGACAAGCGAAGCAAATTCCTGCTCTATCGACCCGATATCGCCATTATCAACAACATTGAATTTGATCATGCCGATATTTTCAGTTCGCTGGAGGATATCAAGCGCAGCTTCAGGCTCTTTGTCAATCTGATTCCCCGTAACGGCACCCTGATCGTCAACAGCGATGACCCGACAGCCATGGAGATCGCTTCAAAGGCATTCTGCCGGGTTGAACGGTTCGGTCTGAAAACAGATGCAGAATGGAGCGCCCGCAACATATCGGTAGCGCATGAAACCTCTACCTTTGATCTCTTTTACAAAGGAGAGCTCCAGGGATCAATCACGGTTCCGCTCTTCGGCAACTACAACATTATGAATGCCCTTGCCGCAACCGCTGCGGCTGTAACTGCGGGCCTCCCTATTGAAGCGATTGCAAAAGCCATGCCCCTTTTTCTGAGGCCGAAACGGCGAATGGAGATCATCGGCACATACCCCGGAAATATAACCCTCATCGAAGATTTTGCCCATCATCCAACAGCAATACGGGTAACGCTGGAAGCTATCGCAGAGCTCTACTCGGGCCGGAGGGTTGTGACCTGTTTTGAGCCCCGGTCCAACACAACCACCCGGAATATTTTTCAGCAGGAGCTCTCGGAGTGTTTCGGCCCTGCATCCATTGTCGTGATGGGAAAAGTTCACCGTCCTGACCGCTATAAACATGAAGAGTGCCTCAACACCTCCCTGTTGCGGGAAGAGCTTCAGAAGCAGGGTAAAAGCGTTTTTCTTTCCGGAGAAGAGTCCGGCGCCTATCCTGACAATATCGTTCACTTTCTCAAGCAGCAGATCCGGAAAGATGATGTGGTTGTGGTGCTGAGCAACGGCAATTTCGGCAATCTGAAAAATATGTTGAAGGAAAGTTTTATAAAAATTTCCTGA
- the gap gene encoding type I glyceraldehyde-3-phosphate dehydrogenase has translation MAKVKVGINGFGRIGRLVFRQAMDNPKYEIVAINDLCDPKTLAHLLKYDSTHKKFNGEVKVEGSNLVVNGRVITITAERNPEALPWKALGCDLVVESTGIFTSREGATKHLTAGAKKVIISAPAKDKIDATIVLGVNGDSITGKEEIISNASCTTNCLAPMVKVLQDSFGIEKGFMTTVHAYTNDQNILDLPHSDLRRARSAALSIIPTSTGAAKAIGEVIPELIGRLDGFAMRVPVPDGSVTDVTAILSRAASKDEINAAIKAAAEGPMKGYLEYCTDPIVSQDIVGNPHSCVFDSLLTMSAGNFVKVVGWYDNELGYSTRVTDLLGIYSQYV, from the coding sequence ATGGCAAAAGTAAAAGTCGGCATTAACGGATTCGGCCGCATCGGGCGTCTGGTTTTCCGCCAGGCAATGGATAACCCGAAATATGAAATTGTTGCAATCAACGATCTCTGTGACCCGAAAACCCTTGCTCACCTCCTGAAATACGACTCCACCCACAAGAAGTTCAATGGTGAAGTCAAAGTTGAGGGTTCCAATCTTGTTGTTAACGGCAGGGTTATCACCATCACCGCAGAGCGTAACCCTGAAGCTCTTCCATGGAAAGCACTCGGATGCGATCTGGTTGTAGAATCAACAGGTATCTTCACCTCGCGTGAAGGCGCTACAAAGCACCTTACCGCAGGCGCAAAAAAAGTTATCATCTCGGCTCCGGCAAAAGACAAAATTGATGCCACGATCGTTCTCGGCGTCAATGGCGACTCCATCACCGGCAAGGAAGAGATCATTTCTAACGCAAGCTGCACCACCAACTGCCTTGCTCCGATGGTAAAGGTTCTGCAGGACAGTTTCGGAATCGAAAAGGGATTCATGACCACGGTTCATGCCTACACCAACGACCAGAACATCCTTGATCTTCCCCACTCCGACCTTCGCCGCGCCCGTTCAGCAGCGTTGTCAATCATCCCGACCAGCACCGGCGCAGCAAAAGCTATCGGCGAAGTTATTCCTGAACTGATCGGCCGTCTTGACGGTTTCGCCATGAGAGTTCCGGTACCGGACGGTTCCGTCACCGATGTTACCGCCATTCTGAGCCGTGCAGCATCAAAAGATGAGATCAACGCAGCTATCAAAGCCGCTGCAGAAGGACCGATGAAGGGATACCTTGAGTATTGCACCGACCCGATCGTCTCCCAGGACATCGTCGGAAATCCTCACTCATGCGTATTCGATTCGCTCCTGACCATGAGCGCAGGCAACTTCGTAAAGGTTGTCGGCTGGTATGACAACGAGCTTGGTTACTCAACCAGAGTTACCGATCTTCTCGGAATCTACTCGCAGTACGTATAA
- a CDS encoding flavodoxin family protein has translation MTNTASKPMKALILFDSKTSGGSTELLIDAIGRELAATGAYVEKAKCKSLGDYSFVEEFDIIIMGAPIYYLMVSSELLGALLQSNLKKFLQGKKVALFLTCGSPELMANLLYLPQLKLNLAGTTTLAEKIFAPNQTSDPLIIKNYVTELVAAYRKAETK, from the coding sequence ATGACCAATACAGCTTCCAAACCGATGAAAGCCCTCATCCTGTTCGACAGCAAAACTTCAGGAGGATCGACCGAACTGCTTATCGATGCAATCGGCCGGGAACTTGCTGCAACCGGTGCCTACGTGGAAAAAGCCAAATGCAAAAGTCTGGGGGATTACAGCTTTGTGGAGGAGTTTGACATTATCATCATGGGAGCCCCGATCTACTACCTGATGGTCTCTTCTGAACTGCTCGGCGCGCTCCTGCAAAGCAACCTGAAAAAGTTCCTGCAGGGCAAAAAAGTCGCGCTCTTTCTTACCTGCGGCAGTCCGGAGCTGATGGCAAACCTGCTCTATCTCCCCCAGTTGAAGCTCAACCTTGCCGGCACAACAACGCTTGCTGAAAAGATTTTTGCCCCGAATCAGACTTCCGATCCGCTCATCATCAAAAATTATGTCACGGAGCTGGTTGCGGCCTACCGGAAGGCTGAGACCAAATAA
- the dnaJ gene encoding molecular chaperone DnaJ, producing the protein MKKDYYEVLGVGRSATKDEIKKAYRKLAVQFHPDKNPDNKDAEEHFKEVNEAYEALSNDDKRRRYDQFGHAGVGSSAASGSGGQYAGASDFSDIFSAVNDMFGGGRSRAGGGAPFGFEEFFGGGGGARKGRASAGIQGTDLKIRLKLTLEEIAKGVDKTLKIKKQVACKECNGSGSKSGATESCKTCNGTGEVRQAQKTMFGQFVNIAACPTCGGEGRIIKDRCTSCYGEGIKLGEVTVKVTVPAGVQDGNYLTLRGQGNTGPRGGAAGDLIVVLEEIPHELFSRNGDDVVYTLAVSFPDLVLGTKVDVPTLDGAVKLTIPPSTQPETMLRIPGYGIGHLRGSSRGDQYVKVNVYVPKDLSHQDKELLKELKKSQGISPDAHNDPHAKSFFEKARDIFS; encoded by the coding sequence ATGAAGAAAGATTATTACGAGGTTCTTGGCGTTGGCCGTTCGGCGACCAAGGACGAAATAAAAAAGGCTTACAGAAAGCTGGCGGTTCAGTTTCATCCTGATAAAAATCCTGATAACAAGGATGCAGAGGAGCACTTCAAGGAGGTCAATGAAGCCTATGAAGCATTGAGCAACGATGACAAGCGGCGCCGTTATGATCAGTTCGGTCATGCAGGTGTCGGCTCTTCAGCGGCTTCAGGCAGCGGCGGGCAGTATGCCGGAGCCAGTGACTTCAGCGATATTTTCAGTGCAGTCAACGATATGTTCGGCGGCGGCAGGTCAAGAGCTGGCGGTGGTGCACCGTTCGGTTTTGAGGAGTTTTTTGGCGGCGGTGGCGGAGCCAGAAAGGGCAGGGCATCTGCCGGCATCCAGGGAACAGACCTGAAAATCCGGTTGAAACTGACGCTTGAAGAGATAGCCAAAGGTGTGGATAAAACACTGAAGATCAAAAAGCAGGTTGCCTGCAAAGAGTGTAACGGCAGCGGCTCCAAATCAGGAGCTACAGAGAGTTGCAAGACCTGCAATGGTACAGGTGAGGTTCGTCAGGCCCAAAAAACCATGTTCGGCCAGTTTGTCAATATTGCGGCATGTCCCACTTGTGGAGGTGAAGGCCGGATTATCAAGGATCGCTGTACTTCCTGTTACGGTGAGGGGATCAAGCTTGGAGAGGTTACGGTCAAGGTTACGGTTCCGGCAGGAGTGCAGGACGGCAACTATCTCACCCTGCGCGGTCAGGGTAATACCGGGCCGAGAGGTGGTGCTGCAGGAGACCTGATTGTGGTGCTTGAGGAGATTCCTCATGAGCTCTTCTCACGCAATGGTGACGATGTGGTCTATACGCTTGCTGTAAGTTTTCCGGATCTTGTACTTGGAACGAAAGTCGACGTCCCCACGCTCGATGGAGCGGTCAAGCTCACCATTCCTCCCTCAACACAGCCGGAGACCATGCTTCGCATACCGGGATATGGTATCGGTCATCTGAGAGGATCGTCACGGGGAGACCAGTATGTGAAGGTCAATGTCTATGTCCCGAAAGATCTCTCCCATCAGGACAAGGAGCTGTTGAAGGAGCTGAAGAAATCACAGGGAATTTCTCCTGACGCCCATAACGACCCTCATGCCAAGAGCTTTTTTGAAAAAGCCCGTGACATCTTTTCATGA
- a CDS encoding nucleotide exchange factor GrpE → MTKNATNETVSNKENQETVAPEEVTSPEQSADESDLPVDRVAELEAELVRQQEQVNKFRDELLRRAADFENFRKQKERESMMASSRALENIIRELLPVVDDVKRVLAHAPSNTEAASEAAPYIAGVELVRKSLDRWLEQKGVKAIESIGGKLDVNFHEAISQIDHPEAEPDTIIEEYQTGYLLGEKVIRHAKVIVAR, encoded by the coding sequence ATGACTAAGAACGCAACGAATGAAACCGTGAGTAATAAGGAGAATCAGGAAACTGTTGCACCGGAAGAGGTGACCTCCCCGGAGCAGTCAGCAGACGAAAGTGATCTGCCCGTTGACAGGGTAGCTGAACTTGAAGCCGAGCTTGTTCGTCAGCAGGAGCAGGTTAATAAATTTCGTGACGAGTTGCTTCGCAGAGCGGCGGATTTTGAGAATTTCCGCAAGCAGAAGGAGCGGGAGTCCATGATGGCCTCTTCGCGTGCACTTGAGAATATTATCAGGGAACTGCTTCCGGTGGTCGATGATGTCAAACGTGTTCTTGCTCACGCGCCATCAAATACAGAAGCTGCAAGCGAAGCCGCACCCTATATTGCCGGAGTGGAACTTGTCAGGAAAAGTCTTGATCGCTGGCTCGAACAGAAGGGCGTCAAAGCGATTGAGTCGATAGGCGGGAAGCTTGATGTTAATTTTCATGAAGCGATCTCCCAGATTGATCATCCTGAAGCAGAACCGGATACCATTATTGAAGAGTATCAGACCGGTTATCTTCTGGGTGAAAAGGTTATCAGGCATGCAAAGGTCATTGTTGCCAGATAG
- the hrcA gene encoding heat-inducible transcriptional repressor HrcA, with protein MTSRNLNARERQVLGIIIQSYVVTAAPVGSRYIARNYKLGFSDATIRNVMAELEDAGYISQPHTSAGRIPTDQGYRYYVDLIMTVQSLDEQEKQRIDANIGQFGIERKGASADVLLSAAKVLGSISRNLSVVLSPTLSNAIFEKLDMVLLSSTRMMVILSIQSLFVKTIVMELDLEVSRQTVDEVVDVINERLAGLTLAEIRRSIAKRLYDCDCDAALKNLVVRSAGTLFDESPIFERLYISGTEYIVDQPEFKQPEKVRDLITMIEDKFSMAKLVENNGPLVEVIRPSGIDISISIGKENSERQAEELTIVSTPYYIGNMVGKIGIFGPKRMDYEHAVRVINYMADSLSAKLSDVN; from the coding sequence ATGACATCTCGTAATCTTAACGCACGGGAGCGGCAGGTACTCGGCATTATCATTCAATCCTATGTTGTAACCGCAGCCCCGGTAGGTTCGCGCTATATTGCCCGGAACTACAAGCTTGGATTTTCCGATGCGACGATTAGAAACGTCATGGCTGAGCTTGAAGATGCAGGATATATCAGCCAGCCTCATACCTCGGCAGGCAGGATTCCTACCGATCAGGGGTACCGTTATTACGTTGACCTGATTATGACGGTCCAGTCACTTGATGAACAGGAGAAACAACGCATTGACGCCAATATCGGCCAGTTCGGCATTGAGCGCAAGGGCGCCTCGGCCGATGTGCTGCTGTCGGCGGCAAAAGTGCTTGGTTCAATTTCAAGAAACCTGAGTGTTGTCCTCTCTCCGACACTCTCAAACGCGATCTTTGAAAAACTTGACATGGTGCTTCTGAGTTCGACACGAATGATGGTCATTCTCTCCATTCAGTCACTCTTTGTCAAGACCATTGTGATGGAACTTGATCTTGAGGTATCAAGGCAGACGGTTGATGAAGTTGTGGATGTGATCAATGAGCGACTCGCCGGATTGACACTTGCTGAAATTCGTCGAAGTATTGCAAAACGACTTTATGACTGTGATTGTGACGCTGCCCTTAAAAATCTTGTTGTCCGTTCAGCAGGAACACTTTTTGACGAGTCCCCTATTTTTGAGCGGCTCTATATTTCCGGTACAGAGTACATTGTCGATCAGCCCGAGTTCAAGCAGCCGGAAAAGGTACGCGATCTCATTACGATGATTGAGGACAAGTTCAGCATGGCCAAGCTGGTAGAAAACAATGGCCCCTTGGTTGAGGTGATCAGGCCCTCCGGCATCGATATTTCCATCAGTATCGGCAAGGAGAACAGTGAGCGGCAGGCCGAAGAGCTGACCATTGTTTCAACCCCCTATTATATTGGGAATATGGTCGGGAAAATTGGTATTTTCGGGCCTAAACGTATGGATTACGAACACGCTGTACGTGTAATCAACTATATGGCAGACTCTCTGTCAGCAAAGCTGTCGGATGTTAACTAA